The sequence CGGAATTGAAGGTAATTTTACGAAAGTGGATTGGATATTATAGGGTCACGTCCGGGGTAGTTATTGATTAGTGGggtatgaaatatttttttaaaaaaaatatatatatataatgaaataagaaattattatttttttaggaaaaaggtTTGAATATGTAACTGAACTTTCagaaaatgttttatttatgtcattagttaaaagtttggctcgtTTTTTGTTATTATCGTTAAAGAAAAGGTTTATTCattgtcattattttttgaCAGTGATTTTGCAAAGCTATTTTTCACGTCCAATTTTTATTcggaattttgattttttttcttattgaaaaaaattgatgacatggccgattataattcggccacgtcatcaatttatttaataaaaaaattaatataattttttttagaattatgatttcttttattaaaaaaattgatgacgtgaccgaattataattggtcacGTGTCAAAAATGTTGCAAAATCACAGTTAAAAATTAATGGTATGGATGAGTCTTTTGTTTAACGGtaatggcataaatgagccaaaTTTTAAGTGATGATATAAATGAGCATTTTCTGAAAGTTTGATCGCATATTTGagcatttttcctttttttgtatttgatttagaaaaaaattggtaaaattcattttttattcatacTAATGTTTAAAAGATGGAAAACTATTGTAAGAACACGACttgattttctttgtattaTTAAAGAGCGAATAGAATTTACGCAATAGCAACTGAATATCgacttatttaaatattttctttaaaagaaaaaattaggtGTATCCTATTAAATTGATAGTGACAAAtgagtatttcaaaattttaaatttttgatactttaaataaaaaatttagaaatttaaagaCTATGCAAAAATTTGCATATCACAAAGAATAATGTTTAGTCAAAGGGAGTATTTATTTAAGGAATGCAATCTGCTAATTCCTTGGCAAGTAAATTAAGGaagtattttatttactataaatGTGTTTAATTAAAACATTAGTTTACACTATTTATTGGAACAAATTAATAAAGTACTCATATTAGATATCTCTTCTTACCATATTTTCAAGGTATAGTAATTGTTTCTTGTTACACCAAATCCAATGGTAAAAAGTTTAGATTAAATCTaaccattaaaattatttgaaattgctATTAGAAGGTTCAATATCAAATTAAGAATCACTTTAAGTAGATTTAGACTAATATGAATCAATCAAAAAAACAAAGACATGACTCAACAAATTTTACATTGATTAACCAAAATTCGATCTATCTCGATCTATATATCCATCGTGACGCGAGTAATCCTTAACCCTATTTGTGACATCAAGTGTTTAAGTAGTCTAGGACCTCTACTAGGTCTAGAgctagcaaaaaaaaaaaaaaaaacttagccAAAAAGAAGCACATAATAAGAAAATACTCCACCCTCTACCTTCCGTGGTGACAACGCAATCTGATACATGTATTACATTGAGTACGTTGTTGTAATCTATTTctacatttttttcaaacaaggtcaatatttaaaatgtggTACTACTCACCCACCTCTTTTACTAGAGAAAGTTCCATTAGCAAttttcaaaatagaaaccaCTTTATAATACATTATCTACCTTAAAACATTACACAAAAATTGCAACACACATAGAAACAAGAATAAAATGGTCTCCAACTGAATGGCAAACTGGTGTAGCATGTCAATTGAGTTATAAACTAGGTGCTAAAAAAGGTTATTGATTGGAGTTCTTAGATTCTGATGTAATTGCTTTTAACCACAAGGAGTTAGCTTCTTGTTACCAGCGCCACGAGGGTTGTCATCTTTCCAGTCATCCCATGCTCGTGCCTTTTCTTGGGCggcatcatcattatcatcttctTCGTCATCTTCATTTGGCCTTGTCTTGGGACCGTCATTGTACCATGAAGAAGTTGCTTCTTCCATGAGCTTAACATTCCTTTCTTGCCATTCGTTCATCATATTCATCTCTGTTAGCCCAGCTTCTTCAATGCTCATCGTTGGTAAtctataaatatgaataaagattAGAGAACTAGTTATTTGAGGCTAAAGTATTCGGTAATTGGGGGAAAATCAATATACTTCTAATGTCGAATCAGGATCAACTAGGACAAAATAAAGCGTTGGATTGAACTCTTTTTTTTGGTGTCAAGGTAATAGCTATGAGTAGACATCAACTTTCGGGTAAGAGTAGAAGAATGGGACCTATTATGGGATATACAAATCTAAAATGGAGTAAATATATCAACTTTTTAATTCAAGAGATTATGTGTATGCGCACCTATAATGAGGCTGAAAGACCTGGGCAGCTATCCTTTGCCTTTCAGTTGTAGGGTTCATACCAACAAGACTTGCTGGTCCAAAGAGTAAAGGCTGGTGTTTATGGTCATGCGCCTGTGAGACCTTGGCCCTCCCTTCTATGACATCTTGTGCAAAAGTGGCACAGGTGATGGGGGCTGCGGGTTTTGTATATCGAGCTCGTGCAGCAGCATCACGATGCCAAGATTCTGCTTTTTGGGTGCGTTCGTCAAGTATTAGCTGAGAAAATTCTTTCTCCCCGTCCTACAAAAGAAGTTAAGTAATGTGTTGAAGCAAATGCACAACCTAGAGAACAATGATACAAAAGCAGTCTTTTAGATATGGAGTAACACACGTTCACAGAGTTGGAAGAAGAGCAACTTAATGTTGATCCTTTAGGTAGTCTTGCGGGAAGGACTAGAGCAACCCCCTTCCAAACTGGGGCAGGAATCACACGCTCAAATGAACTCATTAAAGAGCGAGAGAATTAAAGATTGAACGCACAAGTTCAAATAGCAATTACCATATTCAAAGGCTACCAGAACCGAATGGCAAATTAGCACAGAAAAGAAGCCCAAATCAACTGAGTTTAAATAGTACCTGAAGCTGCTTCTCCCTGACAGCAGATAGTATTTCTTCCTCTTTCTTCAGCATTTCAAGCAAATCAAAGGCCTGCAGGGCAGTGATTAGAAAACTACGAAGATAAGGTACCAAGCAcaggaaataaataaagattcaACTCAAATGAGTGTAGAACATCTTGGCAAACCTTACAAAGGGCCAGGGAAATAGTTGTAA comes from Solanum pennellii chromosome 1, SPENNV200 and encodes:
- the LOC107008273 gene encoding PP2A regulatory subunit TAP46, yielding MGELNMQEMPLPALFEQAKKIHDLASESSVDQGIVRKGCEILRVCEEMIGKLGLFSLNETKDDISTANLKYILVPYYLAELTEKIAEDDRIEVLKASQAKLKEFISFCETMELVPEDEIETSTQGGSSSSVDRRAKKIARFKRQRAAESKLLELKERRERRGRSTKAAALSSPVETGEEDVFDDDGEEEREAWLTTISLALCKAFDLLEMLKKEEEILSAVREKQLQDGEKEFSQLILDERTQKAESWHRDAAARARYTKPAAPITCATFAQDVIEGRAKVSQAHDHKHQPLLFGPASLVGMNPTTERQRIAAQVFQPHYRLPTMSIEEAGLTEMNMMNEWQERNVKLMEEATSSWYNDGPKTRPNEDDEEDDNDDAAQEKARAWDDWKDDNPRGAGNKKLTPCG